From Bacteroidota bacterium, a single genomic window includes:
- a CDS encoding gliding motility-associated C-terminal domain-containing protein, translating to MNKSITTYFACIRRLFTVAFLVLFITKESSSQKHKNIWYFGNGAGIDFSQGQVIPLVNGELYTNEGCAVATNRYGKLLFYTDGRKVYDQTNKQMPNGVDLAGGYSSTQSAVIIQKPGDNKTFYIFTIDEQGEASGLNYSMVNMNLNYGRGDVTIKNQQLIAPTTEKLVAINHCNGKDVWIVTHQWNSNHFYSYLVTEFGIKAPVISKVGLVHKDYGSGNNSESIGMLVASYNGTRLACAINKLKNNNVELFNFNPSSGQITNPVPISVQGTAYGVCFSPNNTKLYVSVDAEPSFVYQLDLSAKVISSSAIAVSVNKKQRHSSMQLGPDGKIYIATGNTYLDVIESPNSRGIACKYRHAKIDLSNRHCTFGLPSFVENYNNEYKLNLGRDTTVCTNIYFLESNIKADNYQWSNGENGEAIAVKKSGIYWLKTTHGSCSQIDSIKILLTKPSSLKLDLGNDTSLCDTSLMLYSGIKAKDYTWSTGAKGPELKAMKSGKYWLRISDNNCHVTDTIELKLKGKPIFIPATDFIPKNNGFNEIFDYIIDNIDYFDLKITNASGKTVFKSKDPIIKWDGTVKGKVAPAGIYYWTLKYKSNCLGKTTYSKKGEVKLLRFSGYN from the coding sequence GTGAATAAAAGCATCACAACATATTTCGCTTGCATTAGAAGACTATTTACGGTAGCCTTTTTGGTATTATTTATTACTAAAGAAAGTAGTTCGCAAAAACATAAAAACATTTGGTATTTTGGAAATGGAGCGGGTATCGATTTTTCGCAAGGACAAGTAATTCCGCTTGTAAATGGCGAATTATATACCAATGAAGGCTGTGCAGTTGCAACCAACCGGTATGGAAAACTTCTATTTTATACAGATGGAAGAAAAGTGTACGACCAAACAAATAAACAAATGCCCAATGGGGTTGACCTAGCAGGTGGCTATTCCTCTACACAATCTGCTGTAATTATTCAAAAACCCGGAGACAATAAAACCTTTTACATATTTACAATTGATGAACAGGGAGAAGCAAGTGGCTTAAATTACTCAATGGTAAACATGAATTTAAATTATGGGCGAGGCGATGTTACCATAAAAAATCAACAATTAATTGCACCAACAACCGAAAAGCTTGTCGCCATAAATCATTGCAACGGCAAGGACGTATGGATAGTTACACACCAATGGAATAGCAATCACTTTTACAGCTATTTGGTAACTGAATTTGGAATAAAAGCCCCCGTTATATCAAAGGTAGGACTTGTGCATAAAGATTACGGAAGTGGCAACAACTCGGAGTCAATTGGCATGTTGGTAGCTTCCTACAATGGCACACGTTTGGCATGTGCTATAAATAAATTAAAAAATAATAATGTGGAGCTGTTTAATTTTAATCCTTCTTCGGGGCAAATAACGAACCCTGTACCTATTAGTGTGCAAGGCACAGCGTATGGCGTTTGTTTTTCGCCAAACAATACTAAGTTGTATGTTTCGGTAGATGCAGAGCCATCCTTTGTGTATCAACTAGATTTGAGCGCCAAGGTAATAAGCAGTTCGGCTATTGCAGTAAGTGTAAATAAAAAACAGCGACACTCTTCCATGCAATTAGGACCTGATGGGAAAATATACATAGCCACCGGAAACACCTATCTTGATGTTATTGAAAGTCCCAACTCCAGAGGAATAGCTTGTAAATACCGACATGCTAAAATTGATTTATCAAACAGACATTGCACCTTTGGACTACCTAGCTTTGTAGAAAATTATAATAACGAATACAAGCTAAATTTAGGAAGAGACACCACCGTTTGCACCAATATTTATTTTTTAGAATCAAACATAAAAGCAGATAATTACCAATGGTCGAACGGAGAAAACGGAGAAGCTATTGCGGTGAAGAAAAGTGGCATCTACTGGCTTAAAACTACGCATGGTTCGTGTTCGCAAATAGATAGTATAAAAATATTGCTTACCAAACCCAGTTCTTTAAAATTAGATTTAGGAAACGACACCTCCCTGTGTGATACATCGTTAATGCTATACAGCGGCATTAAGGCAAAAGACTACACCTGGAGCACCGGAGCAAAAGGACCAGAGCTTAAGGCAATGAAATCGGGAAAATACTGGCTTCGAATTTCCGACAACAATTGCCATGTTACAGATACGATTGAACTAAAATTAAAAGGCAAACCTATTTTTATTCCGGCTACAGATTTTATTCCTAAGAACAATGGCTTTAACGAAATATTCGATTACATCATAGACAACATCGACTATTTTGATTTAAAAATTACTAATGCCAGTGGAAAAACTGTTTTCAAA